In a single window of the Stigmatopora nigra isolate UIUO_SnigA chromosome 7, RoL_Snig_1.1, whole genome shotgun sequence genome:
- the LOC144199039 gene encoding sodium channel regulatory subunit beta-1 — MAAGYVRLSLLVVVALFACECTGGCAEVDSLTEAVRGQAFVLGCISCKKRGEVSAISTVDWHFRPLGWENFTHIFRYRHPTAHVLSAAFEGRLDWLGTPGEDVQTGAVSLRDVHSDDAGTYRCTFSRTLLLAGFRPRVSVEKEVELGVVDVANRHLAVGVSEIIMCTLIVLLQLWLVVVLVYCYKKISHDTEARQARAALKECAELLDGDDISLKEGQLE, encoded by the exons ATGGCTGCCGGATATGTTCGTTTGTCTCTTCTTGTTGTCGTCGCTCTGTTTG CGTGCGAGTGTACGGGAGGCTGCGCCGAAGTGGACTCGCTAACGGAGGCCGTCCGAGGCCAGGCCTTCGTGCTGGGTTGCATTTCCTGTAAAAAACGTGGCGAAGTATCCGCCATCAGCACCGTGGACTGGCACTTCCGACCTCTAGGATGGGAAAACTTCACCCAC ATCTTCCGATACCGGCACCCCACGGCCCACGTTCTCTCCGCGGCCTTCGAGGGTCGTCTGGATTGGCTGGGAACGCCGGGAGAGGACGTCCAGACGGGCGCCGTGTCCCTGCGAGACGTCCACTCGGACGACGCCGGGACGTACCGTTGCACCTTTAGCCGGACCCTCTTATTGGCGGGCTTCCGGCCACGTGTTAGCGTGGAGAAGGAGGTGGAGCTTGGCGTGGTGGACGTCG cTAACCGTCATCTGGCGGTGGGGGTGTCGGAGATCATCATGTGCACGCTAATCGTGCTGTTGCAGCTGTGGCTGGTGGTGGTTCTGGTTTACTGCTACAAGAAGATTTCCCACGACACGGAAGCTCGCCAGGCTCGCGCGGCGCTCAAAGAGTGCGCAGA ACTGCTGGATGGTGATGACATCAGTTTAAAAGAAGGCCAATTGGAATGA
- the LOC144199041 gene encoding potassium voltage-gated channel subfamily E member 1-like — protein MSLVNGSSTSSTAPVLVHHCLNKTPAQNHTETSSPSLDVVYIFLVLGLFSFFSFAVMLSFIRSGKLESSQDPYQQYIARDWNRKRALSAEALARARRVVETSESASVVICNPATEGDRKTASSIELN, from the coding sequence ATGTCTTTGGTTAACGGTAGCAGTACTAGTTCCACAGCGCCCGTTCTGGTCCATCACTGCCTGAACAAAACTCCGGCGCAGAACCACACTGAAACGTCCAGTCCGAGTCTGGATGTGGTTTACATCTTCCTGGTTCTCGGCCtttttagtttcttttcctTCGCCGTCATGTTGAGCTTCATCCGTTCAGGAAAGTTGGAGAGTTCCCAGGACCCGTACCAACAGTATATTGCTCGGGACTGGAACCGCAAGAGGGCGCTGTCCGCGGAGGCCTTGGCTCGAGCTCGACGGGTCGTGGAGACATCGGAATCGGCTTCGGTGGTCATCTGTAACCCGGCGACGGAAGGAGATAGAAAGACCGCATCGtccattgaattaaattga